The window ATAAGGAAACTGAGCCAGATAGGTTTTGACGGCTTGAAGCGTATCAACTCTCAGACTTTCCGCGTATAAAGCTGATTCAAGGTTCAACCGCATCAAGGCAACATATTTGCCTTCAGGAAAATATTTGAGATAATCCAGCGCATTCCGCATTAATTCATTGCTTTGACTTTCTGACAGGTTGGATGGTTTTTGAAATGATAAGGATCTGTCAGGAATCCACCCGGACTGATTGTTTGGTAAGGCAAGACGGGTCCATTCCTGCTGGTGAGCAAGAATATCAAATTCACCTGCGGCATTGATCGTAGAACCTGTCGGTGAATCATAACCTGGAGATTCATGAACTGTCAGTGGAACGATTTGAATAATTGCAATGTGTTTCATGGCGACAGGACCAGGATAAAATAATTCTTCCATTTCCCGCATGGCCTCATTCAAAAATTTCCCTTGAGGAAATTCTTTCAAATACAGGAGATACGGACTCGGTTTTTTCTGTTCCCTGGCAAACTGAATCAGGATGGTTTCCTTGATTTCATTGACTTCCGCAACATATTTTCCCCGGGGATATTGTTCCAGATATTGATCACACACTTCGCGTGTGTGCAGGGTCTGTACCTGTTCAAACAGCCATTGTTCAATCAGGTTCTGAACGTCCTGAACATAGTGTCCCTGAGGAAATTGTTTGAGATAACGCTGGTAGGCATCCTTGGTATGCTGGTGTTTGGCTTGTTCAAACCAGGCTTTATCCAGCAGTTGTGAGGCTTCAGAAGAAAATTCGGAATCGGGATAGTTTCTGATAAAATCTTCATAAGAAGTTATTGTATTTTGTTGTTTGGCTTTTTCAAAGGCTCCAGACGCTCCGCATCCCACCAGAATGGTAAATGTGATGAATATAAGAATGGAGGCCTTTGACACAGAATCTGCCATTTTAAAACCGTTACACACCAGGAACAATTAAATAATTAATATGAACTTTTGAAAGGTGCCCTGAATTTTAATGAAAGTGTTTGATGAAAATTTGCCTAAAAATGGATGTCCTGAAACATTATGATTGAGTAAAATCAATCAACTGTTCCAGCTTTTTCATCGCCATGCCATTTTCCACGAGTTCTTTTGCCTGGGCGATACCCTCTTTCAATGTTGCGGTTTTTTCAGCAACATACAATGCCGCCGCGGCATTTAATATTGCGACATCTTTGGCAGTACCCAGATATTTTCCTGAAAGGATCTGGCGAATCATTTGAGCGCTTTCGTCGGCACTGTTGACACTCAATTCTTTCAGCGATCCTTTTTTCATTCCAAGATCTTCCGGAGTCAAACTATAGGTTTTGACCAGTCCATTTCTGAGTTCTGCGACATAGGTTTTGCTGGTTGTTGTTAATTCGCATAGTCCATCCTCTCCTGTCACCACCATCGCGTTTCGGCTTCCAAGTCGCTGAAGTGCCTGGGCTAGCTTGTGAGTCCACTCCACAGAGGGAACCCCCAAAACCTGGTCCATGGCTCCTGCTGGATTGGTAAGAGGTCCCAGAATGTTGAAAATGGTAGGTATTCCCAGTTCTTTTCGGATAGGTCCCGCAAATTTCATGGCCGGGTGATGTTTTATCGCATAACAGAAACAAATATTGGTTTGGGCAAGGCACTGTTCCACTTTTGGCAAATCAATATTGATATTCACCCCCAGTGCTTCCAGCGCTTCAGCACTGCCACTTTTGCGGGTATTGCTCCGGTTTCCGTGTTTTGCGACAACCGCACCGCCAGCCGCGGCAATAATCGCGGCGCAGGTGGATATGTTGAACGTGCTGATTCCGTTTCCACCAGTACTACAGGTATCTACGGCATTAGCGGGGGCCTGAATGTGTGCGGACTTTTGACGCATCGCTGTTGCCGCTCCGGCAATTTCTTCTACATTTGCGCCTTTAGCTTGCAGGAGCGCTAAAAAGGCCCCCGCCTTGATTGGTGTTGCGTCTTCACTCATGATCCACTGGATCGCTTGATGCGATTCATCAAATGTTAAATCCTGCAATTTCAATAATTTTTG is drawn from SAR324 cluster bacterium and contains these coding sequences:
- the trpD gene encoding anthranilate phosphoribosyltransferase, with translation MNELLQKLLKLQDLTFDESHQAIQWIMSEDATPIKAGAFLALLQAKGANVEEIAGAATAMRQKSAHIQAPANAVDTCSTGGNGISTFNISTCAAIIAAAGGAVVAKHGNRSNTRKSGSAEALEALGVNINIDLPKVEQCLAQTNICFCYAIKHHPAMKFAGPIRKELGIPTIFNILGPLTNPAGAMDQVLGVPSVEWTHKLAQALQRLGSRNAMVVTGEDGLCELTTTSKTYVAELRNGLVKTYSLTPEDLGMKKGSLKELSVNSADESAQMIRQILSGKYLGTAKDVAILNAAAALYVAEKTATLKEGIAQAKELVENGMAMKKLEQLIDFTQS